CTCGATGATCGCCATCCTGGCCATCGCGGCGCGGGCCGGCTTCAACCTCTCCGGCCTCATCGCCACCTCCGCCGTCATGACCGCGGTGATCGGTCTCTCGATGCAGGACTCGCTCGGCAACATCTTCGCCGGGCTCTCGCTACAGATGGAAGGCTCGCTCTCCGTCGGAGATTGGATCCGCTTCGGCGAGATCGAAGGCGTGGTGCGAGAGATCCGCTGGCGCGCCACGATGATCGAGACGCGGAACGGCGACTCGGTCCTCATCCCGAACAGCACGCTGGTGAAGAACCCGATCCTGGTCCAGGGGCGGCGCAGCACCTTCCCGCGCATCGCCCGCCGCGCGGTGCACTTCAACGTGGACTTCCGCTACTCGCCGCAGGACGTGATCGACGCCGTGCTGAACGGGCTGCGCGCCGCTCCCCCGGACCGCGTGCTCAAGGAACCCGTGCCGGACTGCATCGTGCGCGAGATCAACGACAGCTTCGCGCGCTACGAGGTTCGCTTCTGGATCACCCAGTTCAACGCCGAGCACCCCATCTCGAGCGAGGTGCGCACCCGCGTCTACTACGCGCTGAAGCGGGCGGGCATCCCGCTCTCCATCCCGGCGCAGGCGGTCTTCGTCACCGAGGACACCCGCGAGCGCAAGGCGGCCAAGGTCCACGAGGACCTCGAGCAGCGGCTCCAGTCGCTGGCCCAGGTAGACCTGTTCGTGCCGCTCTCGCACGAGGAGCGGCGGGCCATCGCCTCGCGCCTGCGGCACGCGCCGTACCTCAAGGGGGAGGTCATGACCCGCCAGGGTGCCGTCGGGCACCGGCTCTACATCATCGTGAGGGGCGAGGTCTCCGTGCGCGTCGCGGCCGAGGGCGGGGCGCAGCGCGAGGTGGCGCGCCTCGGCGCGGGTAAGTTCTTCGGCGAGATGTCCCTCATGACGGGCGAGCCGCGCCAGGCCACCGTCGTGGCGCTCTCGGACGTGGAGTGCTACCGCCTGGACAAGGCCTCGTTCCAGCAGCTCCTGCAGGCGCGCCCCACGCTGGCGGAGAAGCTCGCCGAGGTGCTCGCGATCCGCAAGGTGGAGCTCACGGCGATCAAGGAAGGTCACGACGAGGTAACGCAGCAGCAGCAGCTCCAGGACCACAAGGAAGACCTGGTCGGGAAGATCCGCTCCTTCTTTGGTCTGTGACGGCGGAGAGGGGCCGGGCCGCGGCGAAAGGCGCGGGGAACGCTCGCGCGGCGGGCTCGACCCGGCGCTCCTCGATCAAGATTCTTGCCATCTCCGGGTCCGACCCTCATACTGCCGCGCGTAATCCTCGTTACAGTGATGCGTTACCCCATTGGCCGTCGAGCGCGGCCTGTTGAAGCACCCTAGCTTGTTAAAGGAGACGTACGAATGAAGTGCACTCGGTATGGAACCCTCTTTGCCGCCGCCCTGCTGGTCGTGGGCTGCAGCGACACCAAGACCACCACCGCCGACTCGGGCGTGACGCCCAAGGCCGACAGCGGGACCACCACCGCCGACAGCGGCGGCACCCCGACCAAGGAGACCACCCGCGTCACCTCCAGCACGGGCGGCAAGGTGGCCACGAAGGACGGCAAGACCACCCTCGACATTCCGGCCGGCGCGCTCCCGGCCGACACCGACATCACGGTGACGCCGAAGGCGCAGGGAACGGACACCGCCACGGCGATCTACGACTTCGGCCCCGACGGCCTCAAGTTCACCAAGCCCGTCAAGCTCGCCATCAAGTACGACGGCGCGGCGCCTCCGACGGGCAAGAAGCTCGTCCTGGCCTGGAAGGACGCCGGCAAGTGGACCCCCGTGGCCGGCTCGTCCTTCGCGGGAGGCATGGTCTCCGGCGACATCGAGCACTTCACCGAGTACACGGCGATCATCACCGACGAGGGAGTGGTCGTCACCTCGAGCTGCAGCGACGTGGCCAAGAACTTCAAGCCCTGCGGCGGCAGCCCCGTGGGCGCCTGGAAGTTCACGGACGTCTGCTTCGAGCAGCAGGTCCTGCCGAATCCCTTCCCGACCTGCGTCGGCGCAAAGTGGAGCGCGGTGGTGAACTGGAACGGCACCTTCACGGTCACCGGCGACGGCAAGGCTGTCGCCGACCTGAAGGAGTCGGCGGTGAACTACTCGCTGGAGGTGCCGACCTCCTGCATGGCGGAGAAGACCTGCGCCAGCCTGGGCACCAGCATGCTGAAGGGCGCCACCTGCGTCGACGTGACGGGCGGCTGCAAGTGCACCGGCTCCTCGGTCACGGGCCAGCCCAAGGTCGAGAACAGCACCTGGACCGTGGACGGCACGACGCTCGTGATGACCACCACCGGCGATCAGCCAAAGACCACGCGCACCCCCTTCTGCGTGAGTGGCAATCAGATGGTCGGCGAGACGACCGAGACCAAGGACGGCAAGACGACCAAGTACTACATGGTCCTCGCGAAGGTCCCCGCGCCGTAGTCCGGTAGCGGGCGTTCGGCCCGAGCCCGCCGCTCCCCCTCCCCCTTCCGTCCCCGATCTACTATTCTCGGCCATGCACGAAGACCTCCCCATCGTGGTCGTCGGCGGCGGCATCGCCGGGATCACCGCCGCGCTCACCCTGAGCGAGGGTGGGCTTCCGGTGCTGCTCCTCGAGAAGAACCCGCGGTCGCTAGGCGGCCGGGTCGCGGCCTATCCCGCCACGCACTTCGTGCACCAGGGGCGGTCGTTCACCTTCTCCGTCGAACACGGCATGCACGGCTGGTGGCGGCAGTACCGCAACTTCTGGGCGCTCCTCGAGCGGCAGGGCCTCTCCGCGCGCATGATCGCCGCCTACGACCAGGCCCTGCTGTTCGACGATGGCAAGGCGGTGTACCGCACGAACGTGGGACGCGAGACGCAGGTCACGCGGGTGCCGGAGCCCTTCCACCACGTACGGCTGCTGGCCAAGGAGAACCTCCGCCGGCTGATTCGCACCGACGAGCTCCCGCTGCTCGCGAACCTCGCCACCAAGGTGCTCGAGGCGATCTGCTTCGACCCCTACGACGCGAAGCACCGGGAGAAGTACGACGCGCTCTCGGTGGCCGACTACCTGCGCGGCGTGCCCTTCTTCTTTCAGGCCTTCCTGCGGAGCCTCACGCGGAGCGGCTTCTTCTCCGACCCGCAGCACGTCTCGCTCTGGGCCTTCCTGCTGAGCTTGCAGCTCTACGTCTTTCTGCGCCGCGAGGACCAGTGTTTCTCCTTCCCGCGCGGCCCGGTCGTGCCCACGCTCCTCGAGCCGCTGGCGGCGAGGATCGCGGCGCGCGGGGGCCGGCTCGTGCGCGGCGTCTCGGTCGAGCGCGTCGAACGCGCGCCGGGAGGAGGCTGGACCCTCGCCTGGAAGCGCACGGGGGCCGACGCGCCGACGGTCCAGGGCGACCCGGCTCCCGAGCTCGGCGGCTACTCGGGCACCCTGCGCGCACGCGCCGTCGTGCTCGCCGTGGACGTGGAAGGGGCGAAGGCGCTCCGGCAACGCTCGCCCGACCTCGTGGCGCCGCTCGGCGACCTCTCGGCGTTCCGGGGGCGTCCCTCGACGGTGGTGCGCCTCTTCTTCGGCGCCGCCCCGAGCCTCGAGTACGGCGAGAGCGGCGTCTTCAGCGGGCGGGCCACGGTGGACAATTTCTTCTGGCTCCACCGTTTTCAAGACGAGTTCGCCGCCTTCCACGCCGAGACGGGGGGGAGCGTGCTCGAAGGGCACATCTACGCCCCCGAGAGGCTCCACGCGCTCCCCGACGCCGAGCTCTTCGCGCGCGTCGAGCGGGACGTGGAGCGCGCTTTTCCCGAGGTGGCGGGGAGCTGCCTGCATCGCACGATCGTCCGCAACGAGGCCACGCACATCAACTTCCCCGTCGGCAGCGCGCGCTCCTTTCCGAAGGTGGTGACCGCGCAGCCAGACCTGGTCCTCTGCGGCGATTGGATCGACGGCGGCGCTCCCGTGCTCTACATGGAGCGGGCCTGTCAGACCGCGCTCGTGGCGGCGAACGCGCTCCTCGCGCGGGCCGGCCTCCCCGAGACGGAGGTCCTCTTCCCGTCCCCGCCACCCGCGCACCTGCGGGCCTTCCAGAAGGCGCTCCGCCGCGTGGACCGACATCTGCCGGGGCTCTGGCCCACGCGCCCCCGACGGGGCTCCGCGGCCGAGGCCGCCGAGGAGGACGAGAGATGATCGACGGAGACGCCCTCGCCGGTGACGCCCTCACGAGCGAGGCTCTGCTCGCCGAGCTCCGCAAGCTCCCGCTCTTCGCGGACCTCGAGCACGACGTCACCGCACGCCTGCTCGAGCTCGGCCGACGCGAGCGCGTCCCCGCGGGAAAAGTCTTCCTCGCCGAGGAGGCGGCCCCCGACGACCTCTACCTGCTCCTTCGCGGCGAGGTCGCGGTGCGCCGCAACGACCGGCTCGTGACGCTGCTCCCCGCGCCGCAGGCCCTCGGGCTGCTGTCGCTGGTGGACGGCAAGCCGCGCTCGGCCTCCCTCTCGGCCTTCACCGAGGTCGAGCTCCTCGTGCTCGAGCGGCGCGACCTCTACGAGCTGATGGGCCGGAGCCCCGCCCTCGGCCGCAGCCTGGTGCAGCACTTCGCCACCGAGGTGCGGACGCTCTACGAGGCCGAGAACGTGCTGCGCCGCCACTTCGAGGACTTCTTCGAATCGCCAAACGCGCGCCTCGTCCCCGGGCCGTACGTCGCCGACGCCTTCGAGATGGTCTTCCTCGTGATGCGCGACGACCCCGCGCGCTTGCGCCGCCTGCTCCCCGACGGGCTCCGGCCGCTACCCGGCCTCGAGGACCGTTACTTCCTCACCTTCAGCTTCTTCCCGCGGGTCGCCACGGAGCACCCCGCCGGCCGCGGCAAGGCCTTCGCCTACGACGAGACCTGCCCCTTTCTGCCGTGCCTCGGGCCGTCGCTGAAGCCGGGGGTCTACACGCCGGAGCTCTATCCGGAGAACTTCCTCGCCATCACCCTCGGGCGCGAGCTCTACGGCTTCCCGAAGCGCTTCGGCAAGACCGAGCGCTACGCCGACCACATCGACGTGATCCTGGCCCAGGAGATGCTGCTCCGCGCCTCGTGGCGCGAGCGGCAGCCGCTCGAGGCTCCCGAGTTCGGGCGCGAGCTCGCCGCGCAGCTCGCGGGTCCCAGGCGTCTCCCGACATCGGTGACGGAGCTGGTGGGCGCCCTCTTCGGCCTCGCGAATCGCGACGTCCTGCGGCTGGCCTGGCCGGCCGTGACCGTCTACCTGCACAAGCAGATCCCCGACGTGACCTCCGAGGCGGAGCGACGACCGGTCGTGGACCAGCTGGTCGAGGTCCCCTTTCGCGTGCGCGCCATGGAGCGCTTCTTCGCGCTGCGCGCGCCAGAGGTGCGCTTCTTCGCCTCGAGCTACTTTCTCGGGGGCGAGTGCGTGGGCGGCTTCTCGCTCACCATGAGCTTCGTCTTCGGCCGCGGGCGCGTGGCGCTGGACTACCTCGCTCGCGCGAAGGCTTCGTCCCTGGGGGACCGCGTGCGCCGCTTGATCGGCCGCGAATGATTGGAGCCGGGCCGCGCTTTTGGCTAAGCTTCTCGGTCTGCGCCCGGCCCAGGGCGACACGATCGAGGTGAACCATGCGCATCCTGACTCCCCGACGCGGCCACTGCGCGCTGCTTATCTGCCTGCTCGCGGCCTGCAACGACAGCAACCCGAAATCCGATGCCCAGGTCACCCCCGACAGCGGCATGTTCCGGGACCTCGGGGCCAGCGTCGACCTGCTCGCGCGCGCCGACATGGGTCGCGATCAGAGCGCTCCGGACCGGGGCGCCGCCGACGGACCGACGGCAGACCAGCGCGCCACCGACCAGCGCGTGGCGGACAAGGGTGCGCCGGACGCGGTTCCGAAGCCGGACAGCGCCCCGTGCCCGATCGGGATCAACGACACGATCCCGGCGCAGCTCGCCATCACCGTCGACGACAACTACAAGCTCTACCTGAACGGCCAGCTCGTGGCGAACGTGACCAACCTCTGGAACTCGCCGCTCAAGCACAACCTGACGCTCAAGCGGCATCCCTCGCAGCCGAACGTCCTGGCCATCGAGGGGATCAACACCATGCGCATCGACGGCACGGACCGCGCCGTGGTGGCCGAGGCGCGCTGGACCGTGGGACCCACCGTTCACGCGCTTCCCACCGACAAGACCTGGAAGGTCCTCGGCACGGCCGCGCCCTCGGGCTGGGAGCAGCCCGCCTTCAACGACACGGCCTGGCTCGCGGCCACCGAGCTCGGCGCCCACGGCATGGCCCCCTACGGGAACATCCTGAGCGGCCTGCTGGCCTCGCCGCCCGCAATCACCGCCAAGCTCCTCTGGAGCTACAACCCGGACAAGGCGGCCGCCACGAAGCCCGTGACCGAGACGAACTACTTCCGGAAGACCTTTTACCTGACCGCCGCGGGCGCCCTCTCCGCTACCCCCGGAACCTGCCCGTAACACGCCCAGACCCAACCCCTGACGCCGCCCCCGACCCGAATGCTATGCTTGGGTCGTGGGAGCGAAGCTAGGGGCGCTGACGTGAAACTCTGGCTCGTGCTGGCGCTCGGCCTCGGCGTCGTGGTGGTGGCCTGCTCCGCGAGGGCTCCCGAAGCCGTGGGCCGCCCGTGCAGTTACGACATGCCCTGCGGACCCGGGACTGTCTGCGACCCCCGGCAGGGTGTCTGCGTCGCCGGGGGCGGAGGCAGCGACTTCGGCGGGGGCTTTGCCGACAGCTACCTCCCCTGGCGCTCGGATCGCGGGGTCGCGCCGCCGGGAGACCTCTTTATCGGGGACGCGCCGCTTCGGGACAGCGGGAAGCCCACGGGCGACGCGGGGTGCGTGTCCCCGAAGGCGCTCTGCGACGGCTCGTGCGTCGACACGAGCTCGGACGCGGGGCACTGCGGCAAGTGCGGCAACGCCTGCGGCTCGAGCGCGCGCTGCACGAACAGCGCCTGCGCCTGCACGGGCGGGGCGCAGAACTGCGACGGGAGCTGGGGCAACGGCTGCGAATGCCCGTCGGGAAAGCAGTGTAGCGGCAGCGCGTGCAACGCCCCCGACCCCTGCGCCGGCGTGAGCTGCGGCGCGAACGCGAGCTGTTCCGGGGGCACCTGCGGCTGCAACGGCAGCTACAAGAACTGCGACGGGAGCTGGGGCAACGGCTGCGAGTGCTCCCCGACCAAACAGTGCAGCGGCACGAGCTGCGTGAACCCCGATCCCTGCGCGAGCGTCAACTGCGGCGCCAATGCGACGTGCAGCGGTGGGAACTGCTTCTGCAACACCAACTACAAGAACTGCAACAGCACCCTCTCCGACGGCTGCGAGTGCCCGCCGAGCAAGCAATGCAACGGCACGAGCTGCATCACCCCCTGCACGACGGGCAGCTGCGGCGCCAACGCCACCTGCACCGGCGGCCTCTGCAAGTGCAACGGCGACCTGCTCAACTGCGACGGAAGCTGGACCAACGGCTGCGAGTGCGGCTATTCCTGCTCGAACGGCTGCACCGCCGAATGCAACGGCACGGCGTGTCGGTGCCCCTCGCCCCCCTGTCCCTACTGAGCACGCCGCGGCCGGCGGTTATTTCGGCTTCGAGCCATTCCCGACTATCCTCGGCGCACACGACTACCTACGAGGAGGTCTACAAACGATGCGTCATCGTCGGAGGGGAGGAATCGCGGCGCTGCTCGGTGCGGCGCTGGCGATGGGTGCGATCGGCTGCGGCAGCTCGTCGTCCACGCCGGACGGAGGCAGCTTGAGCGACGGCGCGGTGACCGCCGACGGCCCGGCCGGCACCGACGGTGGCGTGGGCGGCGATCGCGGCGCGACGGGCGACCGCGGCCCCGCGACCGAGGGGGGCCCGACGGCCGACAAGGGCGCCCCGAGCCCCGACGGCGGTGGGGGCCCGGCACCGACCAAGATCGACCAGGTGGCGGCGGGCAAGTCCTTCACCTGCGTCATCTTCGATACGAAGGAGGTGCGCTGCTGGGGCTACAACAGCTCGGGGCAGCTCGGCTATGCGACGACGGTCTCCGGCATCGGCCACCAGAGCACGCCGAAGCAGTACGGCAAGATGGTCAAGATCGGCGGCAAGGTGACGCAGCTCGCCCTCGGGGATGCGCACGCCTGCGCGCTCCTCGACACGGGCAAGGTCCGCTGCTGGGGCGGAGGGGCGCTGGGCCGGCTCGGCTACGGCAACACCAACAACGTGGGGCTCACGAACCATCCGGCCGACGTGGGGGACGTGGACCTCGGCGGCGCGGTCAAGCAGCTCTCCGCCGGCGCGAACCACACCTGCGCGCTCATGACCGACGCGAAGGTGCGCTGCTGGGGCGAGTGCGCGTGGGGCCAGTGCGGGATTCCGGGGCAGGTGGCCGCCGGCCCGATCGGGGACAACGAGAAGCCCTCAGCCGTGGCGCCGATGGAGATGGGCG
Above is a window of Deltaproteobacteria bacterium DNA encoding:
- a CDS encoding mechanosensitive ion channel; translated protein: MRYWFQLWDEATASLTIPLVASLVLVQAMVRAWGVDTHRQMRGLALLVGLHLMLLPAVAWLQPAKGSAYVGLRVTMMILAALAIVGIASRLLFGVVMPRLHLRAPRILQDVIAAVTSMIAILAIAARAGFNLSGLIATSAVMTAVIGLSMQDSLGNIFAGLSLQMEGSLSVGDWIRFGEIEGVVREIRWRATMIETRNGDSVLIPNSTLVKNPILVQGRRSTFPRIARRAVHFNVDFRYSPQDVIDAVLNGLRAAPPDRVLKEPVPDCIVREINDSFARYEVRFWITQFNAEHPISSEVRTRVYYALKRAGIPLSIPAQAVFVTEDTRERKAAKVHEDLEQRLQSLAQVDLFVPLSHEERRAIASRLRHAPYLKGEVMTRQGAVGHRLYIIVRGEVSVRVAAEGGAQREVARLGAGKFFGEMSLMTGEPRQATVVALSDVECYRLDKASFQQLLQARPTLAEKLAEVLAIRKVELTAIKEGHDEVTQQQQLQDHKEDLVGKIRSFFGL
- a CDS encoding FAD-dependent oxidoreductase, with translation MHEDLPIVVVGGGIAGITAALTLSEGGLPVLLLEKNPRSLGGRVAAYPATHFVHQGRSFTFSVEHGMHGWWRQYRNFWALLERQGLSARMIAAYDQALLFDDGKAVYRTNVGRETQVTRVPEPFHHVRLLAKENLRRLIRTDELPLLANLATKVLEAICFDPYDAKHREKYDALSVADYLRGVPFFFQAFLRSLTRSGFFSDPQHVSLWAFLLSLQLYVFLRREDQCFSFPRGPVVPTLLEPLAARIAARGGRLVRGVSVERVERAPGGGWTLAWKRTGADAPTVQGDPAPELGGYSGTLRARAVVLAVDVEGAKALRQRSPDLVAPLGDLSAFRGRPSTVVRLFFGAAPSLEYGESGVFSGRATVDNFFWLHRFQDEFAAFHAETGGSVLEGHIYAPERLHALPDAELFARVERDVERAFPEVAGSCLHRTIVRNEATHINFPVGSARSFPKVVTAQPDLVLCGDWIDGGAPVLYMERACQTALVAANALLARAGLPETEVLFPSPPPAHLRAFQKALRRVDRHLPGLWPTRPRRGSAAEAAEEDER
- a CDS encoding acetoacetate decarboxylase family protein produces the protein MIDGDALAGDALTSEALLAELRKLPLFADLEHDVTARLLELGRRERVPAGKVFLAEEAAPDDLYLLLRGEVAVRRNDRLVTLLPAPQALGLLSLVDGKPRSASLSAFTEVELLVLERRDLYELMGRSPALGRSLVQHFATEVRTLYEAENVLRRHFEDFFESPNARLVPGPYVADAFEMVFLVMRDDPARLRRLLPDGLRPLPGLEDRYFLTFSFFPRVATEHPAGRGKAFAYDETCPFLPCLGPSLKPGVYTPELYPENFLAITLGRELYGFPKRFGKTERYADHIDVILAQEMLLRASWRERQPLEAPEFGRELAAQLAGPRRLPTSVTELVGALFGLANRDVLRLAWPAVTVYLHKQIPDVTSEAERRPVVDQLVEVPFRVRAMERFFALRAPEVRFFASSYFLGGECVGGFSLTMSFVFGRGRVALDYLARAKASSLGDRVRRLIGRE